DNA from Ruminococcaceae bacterium KH2T8:
CTCTCGATATGAACCTGGTGGCAAACACCGTTACCGGGACGGCTGAATCTGATACCGTGCTTATTTGTTACTGTCTGAATGTACTTATGGTCATCGGCATTCTCGAAACCGGACTGAAGCATGTTGTGGTCGATATAAGCCACGGAAAGCTTTGTCTTTACCTGATCGATGCCGAGAGCCTCGAACTGAAGGTATGCCATTGTACCCGTAGAATCCTGTGTGAGAGTCTGGTCGATCCTGATGGAAACCTCTTCTCCTGCCTTCATCTCACCCGAGAGCAGATGCTCCTTGATAATCTTCTGCGAAATAGTCAAACCCATTGTGCATACCTCCATGAAAAAACATAATCTTTTAAATAATAAATAGGGAGATATGATTTGTCAATTTTTGAATAAGGTCATACCGCAAATTTCAATATTAAAGCGAATAATGACCTGAGAGCTTCAAAATATATGTTGAAAATGACAGATGGTCACTTCAAACTTGCAAGAACATAACCGATGATCGAAGCGGCGGATGCGGCATTCAAAGATTCGGCTTTTCCGGGCATCGGGATCTTTATCTTCCTGCTACATCTTTCGATCGTCTCAGCCTTCAAGCCCTTACCCTCGTTACCGATAAGGTAAGCTGCGGGAAGCCTCAGGTCAGCGCTCTTCATGTCATCTCCGTGAAGCTCGCATGCGATCGTATCTATGCCATGCTGATCAAGCGTATCAAGTATCTTACCAGAATCCTCGAAAGTAATGAGCGGGATATGCCATACCGATCCCATAGAGGATCTTAAGACCTTCTCATTATACGGATCCGCGCAGTCACGCGTCATGATGACGGCATTAAAATCGAATGCATCGGCGAGCCTTATGATCGTACCGAGGTTTCCGGGATCCTGAAGATTCTCAAGTACCACGAATATATCCTTACCGTCCTTACGAAGCGGCAGTTCATCGCTCATCTCGGGGATCTTTGTGATCAGTGCCACTCCCTGCGGATTAACGGTTGATGCAATCTTTGAAAAACATTCGGTGGTAACACAAACGATCTCGCACGAGATCTTGTAGCGTTCGATCCACTCAGAAGCAAGCTGCGCTTTCTCTTCCGAATACACGAAAGAAACCGGCTCGACGCCCGACAGCAGTGCATCCTCGCAGATCCTCGTACCTTCGATAAATACGAGTCCTTCCTTAGCAGCCTTCTTCCTGTCATGGAGGAGCGCAAATCTCTTAACTTTAGGATTATCCTTGCTTCTTATGACTTCCATGGTGAAAGCATACCCCAAGCCCTGTAAGACGGTCAAGAAGATATACAAAAAGGGCTGTCTCTTTATTCAGAGACAGCCCCAAATGTATTGTTAAAACGTTATTTTGATTTTATCAATAGAATGTGTACTCAACTACTGTGATAACAGGAGCCTGATCACCATTAACAGTAAATCTCAGACCGTCAATAAAGCTTACAGGAGGATTGTACTCATACTGGTTAGCTGTATAAGTAACTGTATAAGTACCATCGTTATTATTTGTAATGCTATATCTCCAATCAAGAGAATTGCATGCATCGTTGGTGATCTGTCCGTCTACACTAATAGTAAAGCTCTGAACAGGTGCATCAAAGCTAATGCTACCGGATGCCGTTGTATCAGCTACATTTGCACCATACGGAGCTACGGAACTATCCCAATGTGAACCATAAGATACATCAAAGCTTGTCGTAAACTCTTCTGCTGCTTCCGGATCAACTTCTTCCGCAACGGTGACGATCGGAAGATCAGGTTCTACATAGAGATATGCGCTTGTTTCATAAGAATATACATAATACGGAACAGGGTTATTAGTAGTTTCTGTAACGCAATCACCTTCTGTATACGCCAGGATCATATTGGGCACACCGCTGATATTCAATTCTGAAAGATCTGTATCCAAACAATTAAACGCATAAAGCTCTGAATTATTACCAAGTGTTAATTCCGTAAGAGGATTATGTCCGACGGACAAGATCTTGATCGACGTATTCGAACTGAAATCCAATTCAGAAATGTTATTGTATGCGCAATCAACAGTTTCCAATGCGGGATTATTGCTAAGATCAAGCTCCTCCACCGAATTTGAATTCAAACGCAGATATGTCAACGCTGTATTATTCGAAACATCCAATTCGGTCAGATCATTATAGCTACAATCAAGCCTGGTCAGATAAGGTAATAATCCAATACCTGTCAGATCAGCGATCCTAGTCGAACGGATGCTACCCCAACATTGAATAGTGTTCGCATTTTCTATCTCCGCATCACACAGATAACCGTCACCGTCTTCATCGAAATTATCACTGACATAACTTCTGAAAACACCATCAGGGAAATTCTGCTCGTTAACAGCTACACCCTGATCAGCAGCACCATAAGCAAGTGATGATACTCCGAACTGCATGATGATCCCGGCCGATACCAGGCAGGCCCCCGTTCTCTTCAAAATACGATTTTTCATAATAAAACTCCTTAATCCAAATAATTATATTTCATATAAAAGGGTGCCCCGACACGAGACACCCTGTATATGCTTATTCAACCTGATATGTTATCAGAGAGCTGCCTTAGCCTGCTCAACAAGAGCAGCAAAAGCCTTGGGGTCTGTGATAGCGATATCGGAAAGAACCTTACGGTCAAGCTCAACACCTGCAACCTTGAGGCCGTTCATGAACTTGCTGTAGGAAAGTCCGTTCTGGCGAGCTGCTGCGTTGATACGAGCGATCCAAAGCTTTCTGAAATCCCTCTTCTTCTGTCTTCTGTCACGATAAGCATAGTTACCGGACTTGAGGACAGCCTGATTAGCTACCTTGAAAAGCTTGCTCTTCTTACCGAAATAACCCTTAGCCTGCTTAATGATCTTATGATGACGTGCTCTGGTACGAATACCTCTCTTAACTCTAGACATGTATATTTCCTCCTAAAGAATGTGAATGTTTAATTAGATTTACGCGATCAAGCGTAAGGGATCATCTTTCTGATTACCTTAGCGTTAGCCTCGGAGCAAACCATGTTGTGACGAAGATGTCTCATTCTCTTGGTAGGTCTCTTGGAGAGGATGTGACGGCGGAAAGCCTGTGCACGAAGAACCTTACCGGTACCTGTAACCTTGAATCTCTTCTTTGATGAGCTGTGTGTTTTCTGCTTAGGCATTATTATGTCCTCCTTGAATTGATTACTTGCTCTTCTTCGGAACGAGGTACATAACCATGTTTCTGCCCTCGATCTTCGGTTGTTTGTCAATCTGTCCGTACTCTGCGATACCCTCAGCGAACTTCTCCATTACGCCAAAGCCCTGCTGCTGATATGCCATCTCACGGCCACGGAATCTGATGTTGATCTTAACGCGATCGCCGTTCTTAAGGAACTTGATCACGGCCTTCTGCTTAACTTCGATGTCGTGAACATCTGTCGTAAGCTTGATACCGATCTCTTTGGTCTCGGTCTCTTTCTGCTTCTTCCTTGCTTCCTTCTCTCTCTTGCCCTGCTCGAAAAGGAACTTACCGTAGTCCATTACCTTACAAACAGGATTCTCGGGATTCGGGGAGATACAAACAAGATCCAGATCCGCATCCTCTGCTGACTTCTTAGCTTCGGCTAAAGATACTACTCCAACCATCTGCCCGTCTG
Protein-coding regions in this window:
- a CDS encoding LSU ribosomal protein L35P translates to MPKQKTHSSSKKRFKVTGTGKVLRAQAFRRHILSKRPTKRMRHLRHNMVCSEANAKVIRKMIPYA
- a CDS encoding LSU ribosomal protein L20P, translating into MSRVKRGIRTRARHHKIIKQAKGYFGKKSKLFKVANQAVLKSGNYAYRDRRQKKRDFRKLWIARINAAARQNGLSYSKFMNGLKVAGVELDRKVLSDIAITDPKAFAALVEQAKAAL
- a CDS encoding bacterial translation initiation factor 3 (bIF-3) (manually curated), with the translated sequence MLSIAKPNGNQMINDDIKFEKVRLIDADGQMVGVVSLAEAKKSAEDADLDLVCISPNPENPVCKVMDYGKFLFEQGKREKEARKKQKETETKEIGIKLTTDVHDIEVKQKAVIKFLKNGDRVKINIRFRGREMAYQQQGFGVMEKFAEGIAEYGQIDKQPKIEGRNMVMYLVPKKSK
- a CDS encoding RNA methyltransferase, TrmH family, whose protein sequence is MYIFLTVLQGLGYAFTMEVIRSKDNPKVKRFALLHDRKKAAKEGLVFIEGTRICEDALLSGVEPVSFVYSEEKAQLASEWIERYKISCEIVCVTTECFSKIASTVNPQGVALITKIPEMSDELPLRKDGKDIFVVLENLQDPGNLGTIIRLADAFDFNAVIMTRDCADPYNEKVLRSSMGSVWHIPLITFEDSGKILDTLDQHGIDTIACELHGDDMKSADLRLPAAYLIGNEGKGLKAETIERCSRKIKIPMPGKAESLNAASAASIIGYVLASLK